From the genome of Thermogutta terrifontis, one region includes:
- a CDS encoding DUF697 domain-containing protein — protein MILPKSSELNDPEFDRKLEELKARLPRPVIWLVGKAQAGKTSIVHALTGDPRAEIGKGFEPCTKSSWRYPFPSHESPLLEFLDTRGLGDADYDPTEDLQWHEQDAHLVMAVMRADDSGREAVCNVIREVMRRHPDWPVIVVQTCLHRLYPPQERRHILPYPFDREPFPPEVPQDLARALTEQRSWFPRDKVRFVAIDFTLPEDGYTPQFYGLEQLWQAIEDAFPVSIRAMIAATQELRRHAGALHSQKAQEVILHYALLAAGAGAVPIPAIDLPLILGIQFLMAQRLAAIYNQPLTWERFWDMVATLGWGFVTRWGVRYVTRELLKFLPWVGMPAAAAFNGVSTYALGQTLAWYFAEIKKGAVPTVDDIKHIYQNELKFAREHATGLFQSVKST, from the coding sequence ATGATTTTGCCGAAGTCCTCCGAGCTCAACGATCCCGAGTTTGACCGGAAGTTAGAGGAGCTGAAAGCCCGTCTGCCCCGGCCGGTCATCTGGCTTGTTGGAAAGGCCCAGGCGGGGAAGACGTCGATCGTCCATGCCCTCACGGGCGACCCTCGTGCGGAAATCGGAAAAGGATTTGAGCCCTGCACGAAATCATCTTGGCGTTATCCGTTCCCGAGCCATGAGTCGCCTCTTCTGGAGTTCCTGGACACGCGCGGTCTTGGCGACGCCGATTACGATCCCACGGAGGATCTGCAATGGCACGAGCAAGACGCACACCTCGTGATGGCCGTCATGCGGGCGGACGATTCCGGGCGAGAGGCTGTTTGCAACGTGATTCGTGAGGTGATGCGGCGGCATCCCGATTGGCCGGTGATCGTGGTGCAGACATGCCTTCACAGGCTCTATCCCCCGCAGGAGCGGCGTCACATTCTCCCGTATCCATTTGATCGTGAGCCCTTCCCGCCGGAAGTGCCGCAAGACCTTGCCCGTGCCCTCACTGAGCAACGTTCGTGGTTCCCGAGGGACAAGGTCCGCTTTGTAGCCATTGATTTTACGCTGCCCGAAGATGGATACACCCCGCAGTTTTATGGCTTGGAGCAACTCTGGCAGGCCATCGAGGATGCCTTTCCGGTGAGTATCCGGGCGATGATCGCGGCCACCCAAGAGCTGCGTCGTCACGCGGGAGCCCTCCATTCGCAAAAGGCACAGGAAGTGATCCTCCATTACGCCCTTCTTGCTGCGGGTGCGGGAGCGGTCCCCATTCCGGCGATTGACCTGCCTTTGATTTTGGGTATTCAATTTCTCATGGCCCAGCGGCTTGCAGCCATTTACAATCAGCCTCTCACCTGGGAACGTTTCTGGGATATGGTGGCAACCCTGGGGTGGGGATTCGTTACTCGTTGGGGTGTGCGGTACGTGACTCGCGAGTTGCTCAAGTTCTTGCCCTGGGTCGGTATGCCGGCCGCAGCGGCCTTCAATGGCGTCTCAACCTATGCACTGGGACAAACCCTGGCATGGTATTTTGCGGAAATCAAGAAGGGGGCAGTGCCGACGGTCGACGACATTAAACACATTTATCAAAATGAATTGAAGTTCGCCCGCGAACATGCGACAGGCCTTTTTCAATCGGTGAAAAGTACCTGA
- a CDS encoding PQQ-binding-like beta-propeller repeat protein, whose translation MRTRPPSIPRQSTAQPEKIVAVVLVIVFSTWWICVSSGCRKPVITPEAKPWSAAETDPLETASDLEQWPMFRGPFAQGIGVNAHPPIQFSLQHNLKWKVPVPGKGNSSPVVWGDFVFVTSAVGNDREPVGVVLAFRRSDGQLLWRREVGRLQGKTHPKNGYASPSVATDGERVVAFFGSAGLICCDFEGNFLWQKPLGPQEHIYGVAASPIIVGDTVIQLCDRDEHSFLIAVDKRTGKEVWRTPRDSTGCWTTPVLVPLEKNLSYLVVNGGEVGNVGQLTIYDSRTGRKLWSYDGLETLVTPVALFRNQTLFSLSGRNGPILAFHLEGQERSVRAELLWRLPRGGPYIPSGIVYRNRLYVLSDLKWLTCYNPGNGEVVWRASLEGTFTASLVAADGRLYAVNERGVVFVVAAGDEFRLLARNDIGGQCLATPAVVDRDFVLRTAEALYCFSEPGGSENVKQGNSKPAASRSQDAERHKDSPTVPSGTTLHNSVAEPTSAETAVDIVSGSDWPVFRGTLTATGLALGRFDRPPRQAWVFTAENDSFTATPVVAENTVFLGGNEGNFYAVDLQTGQKRWAWKAPAGIVAPACYWNGHVYVGDVNGGFHCLRAETGDPVWQLEVAGEIDGGPSFATLPSGKQVVVFGSQDTFLYCVDAQSGDILWKGGGHDQIRCTPPIVEGRTFIAGCDGKLHVLEIHDGKEIAAIDLEGPTGSTPAVVGPLAYVGTENGVFFGIDWKQAKVVWRYDNENDGGAFRASAAVSERYVVVGSRDKAVHCFDRITGRHLWRFPTRRYVDASPVIVRATQDADPDNDLVLAASLDGHLYAIRIRDGQSPWSLTVGGAISASPVVVQNALLVATEDGDLLCYRAAIEP comes from the coding sequence ATGCGAACTCGACCGCCATCAATACCCCGGCAATCAACCGCCCAGCCAGAAAAGATTGTCGCCGTCGTTTTGGTCATTGTTTTCAGCACATGGTGGATATGCGTCAGCAGTGGTTGTCGGAAGCCGGTCATCACTCCCGAAGCGAAGCCCTGGTCGGCCGCCGAAACGGATCCATTGGAAACGGCTTCCGACCTGGAACAATGGCCCATGTTTCGCGGTCCATTTGCCCAGGGAATCGGGGTGAACGCCCATCCGCCGATCCAATTCTCGCTGCAACACAACCTCAAGTGGAAAGTCCCGGTTCCCGGCAAAGGCAACAGCTCACCGGTGGTGTGGGGTGATTTCGTGTTTGTCACTTCGGCCGTCGGGAACGATCGGGAACCAGTCGGAGTCGTTCTTGCCTTTCGTCGCTCCGACGGCCAATTACTGTGGCGGCGGGAGGTGGGCCGACTGCAGGGCAAAACCCATCCCAAGAATGGTTACGCGTCACCCAGTGTAGCCACCGATGGAGAGCGAGTCGTCGCGTTCTTCGGTTCCGCAGGTTTGATCTGTTGTGACTTCGAGGGTAATTTCCTGTGGCAAAAACCGCTGGGTCCGCAAGAGCATATCTATGGGGTGGCCGCCAGCCCAATTATTGTGGGAGACACCGTGATCCAACTGTGTGACCGGGACGAGCATTCCTTCCTGATCGCTGTTGACAAGCGCACCGGGAAAGAAGTGTGGAGAACCCCTCGGGATTCCACCGGCTGCTGGACGACGCCCGTGCTCGTGCCCCTGGAGAAGAACCTCTCCTACCTGGTGGTAAACGGCGGTGAGGTGGGCAACGTCGGCCAACTGACGATTTACGACTCCCGCACGGGCCGTAAGCTATGGTCCTACGACGGGTTAGAAACCCTCGTCACCCCGGTTGCCCTGTTCCGCAACCAAACACTTTTCAGTCTGAGCGGTCGCAACGGGCCGATCCTGGCCTTTCATCTCGAAGGACAAGAGAGATCAGTGCGGGCCGAACTCCTTTGGCGGTTGCCACGTGGTGGCCCGTACATCCCCTCCGGCATTGTCTATCGCAATCGTCTGTATGTGCTATCCGATCTGAAGTGGCTGACCTGTTACAATCCGGGGAACGGTGAGGTTGTCTGGCGAGCTTCGCTGGAAGGGACGTTCACGGCTTCGCTTGTGGCGGCCGATGGCCGATTGTATGCCGTCAACGAACGGGGCGTGGTCTTTGTTGTCGCGGCAGGAGATGAATTCCGACTGCTTGCCCGCAATGACATCGGCGGCCAGTGCCTGGCCACGCCCGCGGTGGTCGATCGTGATTTCGTTCTGAGAACGGCTGAGGCGCTCTACTGCTTCAGTGAGCCTGGGGGCTCGGAAAATGTCAAACAGGGAAACTCCAAGCCTGCTGCCAGTCGCTCTCAAGATGCCGAAAGGCATAAGGACTCTCCGACTGTGCCATCCGGAACCACGCTCCACAACAGCGTGGCCGAACCGACATCCGCGGAGACGGCGGTGGATATCGTCTCCGGATCTGATTGGCCAGTGTTTCGAGGCACGCTCACGGCCACTGGCCTGGCACTGGGTCGATTCGACCGGCCGCCTCGGCAGGCGTGGGTCTTCACCGCCGAGAACGATTCATTCACAGCCACGCCGGTGGTGGCCGAAAACACCGTCTTCCTGGGTGGCAATGAAGGCAATTTTTACGCCGTGGACTTGCAAACAGGACAAAAGCGCTGGGCGTGGAAGGCACCTGCCGGAATCGTTGCGCCCGCTTGTTATTGGAATGGCCATGTGTACGTAGGAGATGTTAATGGTGGCTTTCACTGTCTCCGCGCGGAAACCGGCGATCCCGTGTGGCAACTTGAAGTGGCCGGAGAAATTGACGGGGGGCCCAGCTTCGCCACGCTGCCCTCGGGCAAACAGGTTGTGGTGTTTGGATCGCAGGACACATTCCTCTATTGCGTTGATGCACAAAGTGGGGACATCTTGTGGAAAGGCGGTGGCCACGATCAGATTCGCTGCACACCTCCCATCGTGGAGGGACGCACATTCATCGCTGGATGCGATGGAAAACTGCATGTCTTGGAAATCCACGATGGCAAGGAAATCGCCGCGATCGACCTGGAAGGGCCGACTGGCTCGACACCCGCGGTGGTGGGCCCGCTGGCCTATGTAGGCACGGAAAATGGTGTCTTTTTTGGTATCGACTGGAAGCAGGCAAAAGTCGTGTGGCGTTACGACAATGAGAACGATGGCGGAGCCTTTCGGGCGTCCGCGGCGGTGAGTGAGCGCTACGTTGTGGTGGGCAGTCGAGACAAAGCCGTCCACTGTTTTGACCGCATTACCGGCCGACATTTGTGGCGATTTCCTACGCGGCGCTATGTGGATGCGTCGCCGGTCATTGTGCGGGCAACACAGGATGCGGATCCTGACAATGATTTGGTCCTGGCAGCCTCGTTGGATGGTCATCTTTATGCCATTCGTATCAGGGACGGACAGTCGCCGTGGTCGCTCACCGTGGGCGGCGCCATCTCGGCATCCCCGGTTGTCGTGCAAAACGCTCTGCTGGTGGCCACCGAAGACGGAGACCTTTTGTGTTATCGCGCCGCCATCGAGCCGTAA
- a CDS encoding GTPase domain-containing protein encodes MFSKRQAILWAITLMIVAIPYVGLMVVGAYTLWRNGWVFIYGIITAAITAAFFVAVSHYRRKAPQDALKTPLPACPEDWPSREREAWQKVEDLAAQAEAGQLLVNKVDDIQDLLLQLMHTVARHFYPDREEAYLQVPVTDVLKIIEKVTRELRETIQTNIPGSHILTINDWKTLRTYWEWWQSLYIIYRIVTAAASPINALWREFQRYVTSQTVQQTVDQMKSEALAFIIRRVGFYLIELYSGRVILDEELFQKQRAGYLQEEWKAAQGSTGDESVPAELIRIVIVGQLKAGKSSLVNALCGAWRAHVDVLPATNQICHYRLIPEDANSREKNKSQLPGGLILVDTPGYQSEQEIEKSRSLWEEVERADMVVIVCSACIAARRPDRIFVRRFRQFFRERPFLCQPPLIAVCSFIDELRPRHEWNPPYDWQEQNVGDNLSPKERSIRDFVECVRRDLELTSSEPAIPVCTHPDRLYNVKEGVLTAIRERWQEALGVQRNRLLRQHRKPEKWRLLGEQAKHILPHVSRVGVQWLTAHLIGKLGKQGWKFFQR; translated from the coding sequence ATGTTCAGTAAACGGCAGGCGATTTTGTGGGCGATCACCCTGATGATTGTGGCTATTCCATACGTTGGCTTGATGGTTGTTGGGGCCTACACGCTCTGGCGCAACGGCTGGGTGTTCATTTATGGCATCATCACAGCGGCAATCACCGCAGCCTTTTTTGTCGCTGTCAGTCACTATCGCAGAAAGGCGCCCCAGGATGCGTTGAAAACACCCCTCCCGGCGTGCCCCGAGGATTGGCCCTCTCGAGAACGAGAGGCCTGGCAGAAGGTGGAAGACCTGGCCGCACAGGCCGAGGCCGGCCAACTATTGGTCAATAAAGTTGACGATATTCAGGATCTTCTCCTTCAACTCATGCATACCGTGGCACGCCACTTTTACCCCGACAGGGAGGAAGCTTACCTCCAGGTGCCGGTGACCGACGTTCTCAAAATAATCGAAAAAGTGACCCGTGAACTCCGCGAGACCATCCAAACCAATATTCCTGGCTCTCATATTCTTACAATCAACGACTGGAAAACACTCCGCACGTATTGGGAGTGGTGGCAATCCCTGTACATTATTTACCGCATTGTCACCGCGGCTGCGTCGCCGATCAATGCGCTGTGGCGGGAGTTTCAACGCTACGTCACAAGCCAGACCGTTCAGCAAACAGTGGATCAGATGAAGTCCGAAGCGCTGGCCTTTATTATCCGACGGGTTGGATTTTATCTTATTGAGCTTTACTCAGGCCGGGTCATTTTGGATGAAGAACTCTTCCAGAAGCAAAGGGCAGGCTACCTCCAGGAAGAGTGGAAAGCGGCGCAGGGTTCGACAGGGGACGAATCCGTTCCTGCCGAACTGATTCGGATCGTTATCGTGGGTCAGCTCAAGGCGGGAAAATCAAGCCTGGTCAATGCCCTTTGTGGTGCCTGGCGGGCACATGTGGATGTTCTCCCGGCCACCAACCAAATTTGCCATTACCGTCTCATCCCCGAGGATGCCAACTCCAGGGAGAAGAACAAGAGTCAATTGCCCGGAGGCCTCATTCTCGTCGATACCCCCGGTTACCAGTCGGAGCAGGAGATCGAGAAATCTCGCTCCCTGTGGGAAGAGGTAGAGCGAGCGGATATGGTGGTGATCGTTTGTTCGGCCTGCATTGCTGCCCGCAGGCCGGACCGTATCTTTGTCCGGCGATTTCGGCAATTCTTTCGTGAACGGCCGTTCCTCTGTCAACCGCCGCTTATTGCGGTGTGCTCATTCATCGACGAACTCCGTCCCCGTCACGAATGGAATCCGCCGTACGATTGGCAGGAACAGAATGTCGGCGACAACCTGTCGCCTAAAGAGCGGTCGATTCGCGACTTCGTGGAGTGCGTCCGGCGCGACCTTGAGCTGACTTCCAGCGAGCCTGCCATTCCCGTCTGCACGCATCCAGACCGCCTGTACAACGTGAAGGAGGGGGTCCTCACAGCCATTCGCGAACGCTGGCAGGAGGCCTTAGGCGTCCAGCGAAATCGGCTTCTGCGCCAGCACCGCAAACCCGAAAAATGGCGATTGCTTGGGGAACAGGCCAAACACATTCTCCCGCATGTCTCACGGGTCGGCGTGCAATGGCTGACGGCACACCTGATTGGAAAACTCGGCAAGCAAGGCTGGAAATTCTTCCAGCGGTGA
- a CDS encoding response regulator transcription factor, with product MAVRKSSSIGDQSVRDEPTATAVETSPASTPRRKRILLVDDDPEIVESMRVALEAMGYEVLIARDGNQGLALADTENPDLVILDMMMPKRSGFLVLERLRQTRKVPVRVIMITANEGSRHKAYAEMLGVDDYIRKPFAMDRLLDSVRRLLES from the coding sequence ATGGCTGTGCGAAAGTCGAGCAGCATTGGAGATCAATCCGTGCGGGACGAACCGACGGCGACGGCAGTAGAAACGTCCCCGGCATCCACGCCCCGACGCAAACGCATTCTGCTTGTCGATGACGATCCGGAGATCGTCGAATCGATGCGGGTGGCCCTCGAGGCGATGGGCTATGAGGTCCTCATTGCGCGGGACGGAAACCAAGGGCTGGCCCTGGCAGATACTGAAAATCCGGACCTTGTCATTCTCGACATGATGATGCCCAAGCGAAGTGGTTTCCTGGTTCTGGAGCGACTTCGTCAGACACGCAAGGTCCCCGTCCGGGTCATTATGATCACCGCCAACGAGGGAAGTCGGCACAAGGCGTACGCTGAAATGCTGGGCGTGGACGATTACATTCGCAAGCCATTTGCCATGGATCGGCTGCTGGACAGCGTTCGGCGGTTGCTGGAAAGCTGA
- the mtaB gene encoding tRNA (N(6)-L-threonylcarbamoyladenosine(37)-C(2))-methylthiotransferase MtaB, producing MPTLRTITLGCKVNQYETEYLRQGFLRLGYRDAGQDEPVDLVIFNTCTVTHQADAECRKILRRLAREHPEAEVIVMGCFAAKAADEIASMPGVSEVLTDKRQMRECLARRGLVDVPTGIAFFARRHRAYVKVQDGCVLPCTYCIIPQVRPGLWSRPVEDILLEVRQLVDNGYREVVLTGVHLGLFGRGPGDDRTMDLAELVSRLLNVDRRFRIRLSSLEVNEVSDRLLELMAENPERICSHLHIPLQSGSPKILKRMRRRADVEYYLRRCERVKQLLRDPAITTDIMVGFPGETDADFEETCRVVESVGFAKIHIFRFSPREGTPAAEYPDQVPEHVKKERSSYLEQLAQQVRRRYIGELIGGSLQVLWEDLVTDPEGRPKCLLGMSDRYIPVRSHASMGELGELGQVDVDGFDGEFLTARGQDASLDLTLLNATADRL from the coding sequence ATGCCAACACTTCGTACCATCACGCTCGGATGCAAGGTCAATCAGTACGAGACGGAATACCTCCGCCAGGGTTTCCTGCGCCTGGGATATCGGGACGCCGGGCAGGATGAACCTGTGGATCTGGTCATCTTTAATACTTGCACGGTCACGCATCAGGCGGACGCGGAGTGCCGAAAGATTCTCCGCAGGCTCGCCCGGGAGCATCCTGAAGCCGAGGTGATTGTAATGGGCTGCTTCGCGGCAAAAGCGGCGGACGAAATTGCGTCGATGCCCGGCGTCTCGGAGGTGCTGACCGACAAACGCCAGATGCGGGAGTGTCTCGCCCGGCGAGGGCTCGTCGATGTGCCCACGGGGATTGCCTTTTTTGCTCGGCGGCATCGTGCCTACGTGAAGGTTCAGGACGGTTGCGTTTTGCCCTGCACGTACTGCATTATTCCCCAGGTGCGGCCGGGATTGTGGAGCCGCCCCGTGGAAGACATCCTCCTGGAAGTGCGGCAACTGGTGGACAACGGTTATCGGGAAGTGGTACTCACAGGGGTTCACCTGGGGCTGTTTGGCCGTGGACCGGGCGACGACCGAACAATGGATCTGGCGGAACTCGTTTCCCGGCTTCTCAACGTAGATCGTCGTTTTCGTATCCGCCTTTCAAGCCTGGAAGTCAATGAAGTCAGCGATCGCCTGCTGGAATTGATGGCAGAAAATCCCGAACGGATCTGTTCCCACCTTCATATCCCTTTGCAGAGTGGGTCGCCAAAAATTCTAAAGCGGATGCGGCGTCGGGCAGACGTGGAATACTACTTGCGGCGGTGTGAACGCGTTAAGCAACTCCTTCGCGACCCGGCCATCACGACGGATATCATGGTTGGCTTTCCCGGAGAGACGGATGCCGATTTTGAGGAAACCTGTCGGGTTGTAGAATCGGTCGGATTTGCAAAGATTCACATTTTCCGATTCAGTCCAAGAGAGGGGACTCCCGCCGCCGAGTATCCCGATCAGGTTCCCGAACACGTCAAAAAGGAAAGATCATCGTACCTGGAGCAACTCGCGCAGCAAGTCAGACGGCGCTACATCGGTGAACTCATCGGAGGGAGTCTTCAGGTTCTTTGGGAAGATCTCGTGACCGATCCGGAAGGCCGCCCGAAGTGCCTGCTGGGCATGTCCGACCGATACATCCCTGTCCGATCGCATGCCAGTATGGGCGAATTGGGAGAGTTGGGTCAGGTGGATGTGGACGGATTTGATGGCGAATTTCTTACAGCTCGCGGGCAGGATGCCTCGTTGGACCTGACACTCTTGAATGCAACGGCCGACCGCCTATAG